One window of Magallana gigas chromosome 2, xbMagGiga1.1, whole genome shotgun sequence genomic DNA carries:
- the LOC105328140 gene encoding uncharacterized protein, producing MPKAKKVSARKRQLADKLRKRNQREKESQDIQDSSQASDPESVVSCETSDGAKFAPPGNFPGQGSIGLPPVEGKPLARVQASLREKMHSPAPRLPSPRGSRLIVQKGKAPSTDSPPWVCAPPRAPGPDTVHVSGPAGQAQLDTSWKEETSRKLKDEGYLNDIKKESKSNTNGKLNEKLDTVENMSRESIDMIDCRYNGEMKKTESKLRIEIDGVDNLRKENVEESNRSLNVEKCEYSQNIEYLIKENCGKEDMKWLQFSKQKPYHELLEQEEAIYLYHKQRNHYDVVLNVSARMSEKESVIQNTSPTKEYSLRRRNRMRMKTKRKTLESKVALDLNESRNDAFRRKYKESEEFKLKVQMKSKERYHNDIDYRSNLIQRGVQKYAQDLEHRKQVQTTSRERGKVKYSTDLNHRMEKKKKTLKKYKLDAQHRNQMKEKSKEKYKTDMEHQRQMKKASSEKYKTDLEHQENVKRASSEKYRTNLEHQENVKKASSQKYSTDLDYREKKKKASTEKYRTNLEHQERVKKRSSDKYETDFEHKTTVKERVLKKYKEDETYRIKNKAANVHRYSTNETFKANVRGRAAKRYQTDTEIQAKMKKRNRTEYNFSEEVRNKKKKEVTLNRKLKQLNIEQEEEVIRSFKRLAMEGPNYVCSCCHRLLFKKQVQACESQMYQKSESAKCISEICLLDEYLHECSESCPKECTRASLWICYTCHRKILSGKAPAEASVNGLILEDIPSELAKLNSLEQHLIAIHIPFMKIMALPHGQQKNIHGPVICVPSDMKKAASLPIHQDENLLLRVKLKRKLNYKGYFEYQFVNTNNVMSALSYLKENNQWYKNMKIESTIEEGIARNEEIPDDKVNSKDNVEDEDEMVAFDTCLQPIDVAQEVLDHYFDDVYDIAPGEGKNPVRMLQEPGNEAKAFPCHFPSGRFSWNEERSEKLTLSRYFNNRLMNADNRFAKDSNYIFFSQYMSELNQVIEKTQISLRKSLLKCTSGKPVTLGMLQDPITLSSILRNDDAIRFMQPIRGTPAYWATAQKDLFAMLRQLGIPTWFCSFSAAEYRWNDAVKVILQQQNDDRNPDQMEWSEKNDVLRSNPVTVARMFEHRFQVFHKEVILSPAEPIGKVVDFFQRVEFQQRGSPHMHCLYWVENAPNIDSDGMEAVCNFVDKYVTCAVPTESSDKELRKSVLEVQQHSKKHSKSCRKKGTECRFHFPRPPSKKTFITSVQEEDNTDDSKIDSETNVNKAYAKDILVGVWDKIQNQDEHILTTEELFDDLSITQELYEEAHNMLSSKRSIILKRCPNEVWTNQYNRCLLKSWDANMDIQFVLDAFSCIVYIVSYISKSEREMGMLLKQTKLEAEEGNYDARQTMKKIGSAYLHHREVSAQEAVYRVCNLRMKECSRKVVFVPVGDNPVRLSKPLSLLKKKSSKDQENDEEDDENDVWMTNIIERYMNRPEKQIFHEMCLADFCSEFRVLAKSQVPKNENENVYELQNNKGYVQRRTRTQHAVVRYPRFNVEKMPEKYYQSLLQLFLPYWTDAQLKPPGFDLYQDFYETGYVKISGRKRKQSVKSIVDLNHARYAKNENEIFNAQEAYEMNGEPEDAWSRICPETELLRREGMTFRKENSVPQEDNVDVIPDIETENHNADVMYRVQQNNNSREEIIPVLQNLNETQREIFYMVRDWCLAKITGDNCEPLHLFVTGGAGTGKSHLIKAIHYEASRLLSRIMSNPEKISVVLGAFTGTAAFNIGGNTLHHLFSLTKYLPLPYEPLGEQSLSELRMKIGDLHILIIDEISMVYKKLLYYIHERLVQIKKCREPFGGVCVIAVGDFYQLPPVKQRKDERLYKENMAYPMDYWLDLFKIIELKEIMRQKEDLSFAEVLNSLRVRERDEPFTQEQSTMLQDCIREGPEDVLHVFSTNEEVNTFNLTMLNKSCEDLLEINAQDYKKDKTSGKLILKNKPLTKSRTDGLPSTLILSVGARVMLTRNCNVEDGLVNGVMGHVCRFVFKENSDRIVNAVGVVFDNKQVGKKSGLKTKDGNLVLVERVQDEIKDKITTVTIQLGYGKMFMLIQR from the exons CCTGGACCGGACACCGTGCACGTGTCTGGTCCAGCAGGTCAGGCGCAGCTGGATACCTCCTGGAAGGAGGAGACCAGTAGAAAACTAAAAGATGAGGGCTACCTAAACGATATCAAAAAGGAATCTAAAAGTAACACAAATgggaaattgaatgaaaaattggaTACTGTAGAAAATATGAGCAGAGAAAGTATAGATATGATAGATTGTAGATATAATGGAGAGATGAAAAAAACTGAGTCAAAGTTACGAATTGAAATTGATGGTGTAGATAATTTGAGAAAGGAAAATGTAGAAGAGTCTAACAGAAGTTTGAATGTGGAAAAATGTGAATACAGTCAGAATATTGAGTATTTGATTAAGGAAAATTGTGGAAAAGAAG ATATGAAATGGCTTCAGTTCAGCAAACAAAAGCCTTATCATGAATTGCTTGAACAGGAGGAAGCTATTTATTTATACCACAAACAACGGAACCATTATGATGTTGTTTTAAACGTGTCAGCAAGGATGTCTGAAAAGGAAtctgtcattcaaaatacatCTCCTACTAAAGAGTATTCACTCCGTAGAAGAAATCGAATGcgaatgaaaacgaaacgaaagaCTTTAGAATCGAAAGTGGCACTAGATTTAAATGAAAGTCGCAATGATGCATTTAGGAGAAAGTACAAGGAATCTGAAGAGTTTAAACTGAAAGTACAAATGAAAAGCAAAGAACGTTATCACAATGATATTGATTATCGGTCAAATCTGATTCAACGAGGTGTTCAGAAATATGCACAAGATTTAGAACACAGAAAACAAGTTCAAACAACAAGTAGAGAGAGAGGTAAAGTGAAATACTCGACAGACTTGAATCATAGgatggaaaaaaagaagaaaactttgaaaaaatataaattagatGCTCAGCACAgaaatcaaatgaaagaaaagagCAAAGAAAAGTACAAGACTGACATGGAGCATCAAAGACAAATGAAGAAAGCAAGTTCTGAAAAGTACAAGACAGACTTGGAACATCAGGAAAATGTGAAGAGAGCAAGTAGTGAGAAGTACAGAACTAATTTGGAACATCAGGAAAATGTAAAGAAAGCAAGTAGTCAGAAGTACAGTACAGACTTGGATTATcgggaaaaaaagaagaaagcaAGTACAGAGAAATATAGGACAAACCTTGAGCATCAGGAAAGGGTAAAAAAGAGAAGCAGTGACAAGTATGAAACAGACTTTGAACACAAGACTACAGTAAAAGAGAGggtattgaaaaaatacaaagaagatGAAACTTacaggataaaaaacaaagctGCCAATGTACATAGATATAGTACAAATGAAACTTTCAAAGCAAATGTGCGAGGAAGAGCTGCAAAGAGATATCAAACTGATACTGAAATTCAGGCCAAAATGAAGAAACGTAATAGAACGGAATACAATTTTTCAGAGGAAGTAAGGAATAAGAAAAAGAAGGAAGTTACACTGAACAGAAAGCTGAAGCAATTGAACATAGAACAAGAAGAGGAAGTAATCAGATCATTTAAGAGACTCGCTATGGAGGGTCCGAATTATGTTTGCTCATGTTGTCATagacttttgtttaaaaaacaagttCAAGCTTGTGAAAGCCAGATGTATCAGAAAAGTGAATCAGCAAAATGTATTTCTGAAATTTGTTTGTTAGACGAGTATTTGCACGAATGTTCTGAATCTTGCCCCAAAGAATGTACCAGAGCATCATTATGGATATGTTACACTTGTCACAGGAAAATACTGAGTGGCAAAGCACCAGCTGAAGCTTCCGTCAACGGTTTGATTCTAGAAGATATTCCTTCTGAATTGGCAAAGTTGAACAGTTTAGAACAGCATTTGATTGCGATTCACATACCATTCATGAAAATCATGGCTCTTCCTCATGGTCAACAGAAAAATATACATGGACCTGTTATTTGTGTGCCATCAGATATGAAAAAGGCAGCCAGTTTACCAATACATCAGGATGAAAACTTGCTGTTACGAGTTAAGTTAAAAAGGAAATTGAATTACAAAGGCTACTTTGAATATCAATTTGTAAATACAAACAATGTGATGTCAGCTTTATCATACCTTAAAGAAAACAACCAGTGGTACaagaatatgaaaattgaaTCAACAATTGAAGAAGGTATAGCGAGAAATGAAGAAATACCAGATGATAAAGTTAATTCAAAAGATAATGTAGAAGATGAAGACGAAATGGTTGCATTTGACACTTGTTTACAACCGATTGATGTTGCACAGGAAGTTTTAGAccattattttgatgatgtgTACGACATTGCACCAGGCGAAGGTAAAAATCCAGTTCGAATGTTACAGGAACCTGGCAACGAAGCTAAGGCTTTCCCTTGTCATTTCCCAAGTGGGCGTTTTTCCTGGAATGAAGAAAGGTCAGAAAAATTGACACTGTCTAGGTATTTCAACAATAGGTTGATGAACGCAGATAACAGGTTTGCAAAGGACAGCAATTACATTTTCTTCAGCCAGTACATGTCTGAATTAAATCAAGTGATTGAGAAAACACAAATTTCACTTAGAAAATCTCTATTAAAATGTACTAGTGGAAAACCAGTAACACTGGGCATGTTGCAAGATCCAATTACTCTCTCTAGTATATTGAGGAATGATGATGCTATAAGATTCATGCAACCGATTAGAGGAACACCTGCTTATTGGGCAACTGCTCAGAAAGACCTCTTTGCAATGCTGCGGCAATTAGGAATTCCAACTTGGTTTTGTTCGTTTTCTGCAGCAGAATATAGATGGAATGATGCTGTTAAAGTCATATTACAACAACAAAACGATGACAGAAATCCAGATCAAATGGAATGGTCAGAAAAGAATGACGTTTTAAGGTCAAATCCAGTTACAGTGGCTAGAATGTTTGAACATAGATTTCAAGTGTTTCACAAAGAAGTCATACTTTCCCCAGCTGAACCAATAGGAAAGGTAGTAGACTTTTTCCAAAGAGTCGAGTTTCAGCAGAGAGGATCCCCCCACATGCATTGTTTATACTGGGTTGAAAATGCACCGAATATTGATTCTGATGGAATGGAAGCTGTATGTAACTTCGTTGACAAATATGTGACATGTGCTGTACCAACAGAAAGTTCTGACAAAGAATTGAGGAAAAGTGTCCTAGAAGTGCAACAACACAGTAAAAAACATTCCAAATCCTGTAGAAAGAAGGGAACAGAATGTAGGTTTCATTTTCCAAGGCCTCCCTCGAAAAAGACTTTCATTACAAGCGTCCAAGAGGAAGACAACACAGATGACTCCAAAATAGATTCTGAAACAAATGTTAATAAGGCGTATGCGAAGGACATTTTAGTTGGTGTTTGGGATAAAATACAGAATCAAGACGAACACATCTTGACAACAGAGGagctttttgatgatttatcaaTAACGCAGGAGTTGTATGAAGAAGCCCATAACATGTTATCATCAAAAAGGTCAATAATTCTTAAACGCTGCCCAAACGAAGTGTGGACGAACCAATATAACAGATGCCTGTTAAAATCCTGGGATGCTAATATGGACATACAGTTTGTATTAGATGCATTCAGttgtattgtttatattgtttcCTACATATCAAAGTCAGAAAGGGAAATGGGGATGTTACTTAAACAAACTAAATTGGAGGCCGAAGAAGGAAACTATGACGCGAGGCAGACAATGAAGAAAATTGGTTCAGCCTACTTGCATCACAGAGAAGTAAGTGCTCAGGAAGCTGTGTACAGAGTATGTAACTTGAGGATGAAGGAATGTTCTAGGAAAGTTGTCTTTGTGCCCGTAGGTGATAACCCTGTGCGGTTAAGTAAACCACTGTCTTTGTTGAAGAAGAAATCTTCAAAGGATCAAGAAAATGATGAGGAAGATGACGAAAACGATGTCTGGATGACAAACATCATTGAACGTTACATGAACCGGCCGGAAAAGCaaatttttcatgaaatgtGCCTTGCAGATTTTTGCTCTGAATTTAGAGTGCTGGCTAAATCTCAAGTTCCTAAGAacgaaaatgaaaatgtgtatgaaTTACAGAATAATAAGGGTTACGTGCAACGAAGAACTAGAACACAGCATGCTGTTGTAAGGTATCCTAGgttcaacgttgaaaaaatgCCAGAGAAATATTATCAATCTCTTCTGCAACTTTTCCTGCCGTATTGGACAGATGCACAGTTGAAGCCACCAGGGTTTGATTTATAtcaagatttttatgaaactggTTACGTGAAAATTTCTGGTCGTAAACGCAAACAATCAGTGAAGTCTATTGTAGATTTGAATCATGCAAGGtatgcaaaaaatgaaaatgaaattttcaatgctcAGGAAGCATATGAAATGAATGGTGAACCAGAAGATGCATGGTCTCGCATATGTCCAGAAACAGAGCTTCTTAGAAGGGAAGGTATGACATTCAGAAAAGAAAACAGTGTACCACAAGAGGATAATGTAGATGTCATACCGGATATTGAAACTGAGAATCATAATGCCGATGTCATGTATCGTgttcaacaaaacaacaattctAGAGAAGAAATTATACCTGTTCTTCAGAATTTGAATGAAACACAGAGGGAGATATTTTACATGGTTCGTGATTGGTGTTTAGCAAAGATTACAGGAGATAATTGTGAACCCTTACATTTATTTGTTACTGGAGGTGCAGGGACTGGTAAAAGTCATCTCATTAAAGCTATTCACTATGAAGCATCGCGTTTGCTTTCAAGAATTATGTCTAATCCAGAGAAAATATCAGTGGTTCTTGGAGCATTCACAGGAACAGCAGCTTTCAACATTGGCGGAAATACACTTCACCACCTGTTTTCATTAACAAAGTATCTTCCATTGCCTTATGAACCACTTGGAGAACAAAGTCTCAGTGAATTAAGAATGAAAATAGGAGATCTCCACATTCTTATCATTGACGAAATATCAATGGTGTACAAAAAACTTCTGTACTACATACATGAAAGATTGGTTCAGATAAAGAAATGTAGAGAACCCTTTGGAGGAGTTTGTGTTATTGCTGTTGGGGATTTTTATCAGCTTCCTCCAGTCAAACAGCGAAAAGATGAAAGgctttacaaagaaaatatggCATATCCAATGGACTATTGGCTTGATTTGTTTAAGATCATagagttaaaagaaataatgagACAAAAAGAAGATTTGTCTTTTGCTGAGGTCCTGAACTCCCTTCgtgtaagagagagagatgaacCATTTACACAAGAGCAAAGTACAATGTTACAAGACTGTATCAGGGAAGGGCCAGAAGATGTTCTTCATGTGTTTTCAACTAATGAGGAGGTAAACACATTCAATCTCACAATGCTAAACAAATCATGTGAAGATTTACTAGAAATCAATGCGCAAGATTATAAGAAGGACAAAACATCTGGTAAATTGATATTAAAGAACAAACCTTTGACGAAATCAAGAACTGATGGACTTCCAAGCACTCTGATTTTGTCTGTTGGAGCAAGAGTGATGCTTACAAGGAATTGTAATGTAGAAGATGGACTTGTGAATGGAGTAATGGGGCATGTTTGTCGGtttgttttcaaagaaaacaGTGACAGAATTGTTAATGCTGTGGGAGTTGTGTTTGATAATAAGCAAGTTGGAAAAAAGTCAGgactaaaaacaaaagatggGAACCTAGTGTTAGTAGAAAGAGTGcaagatgaaataaaagacaAGATAACTACAGTG ACGATCCAGCTCGGTTACGGAAAAATGTTTATGCTGATCCAGAGGTGA